A DNA window from Jaculus jaculus isolate mJacJac1 chromosome 1, mJacJac1.mat.Y.cur, whole genome shotgun sequence contains the following coding sequences:
- the LOC101610813 gene encoding 60S ribosomal protein L27-like — MGKFMKPRKVVLVLVGCYSGRKAVIMKNIDDDTSDHTYSHALVAGIDHYPCKVTVAMNKKKIAKRSKIKSFVKVYNYNHLINTKYCVDITLDKTVVNKDIFRNPALKCKARGEAKVKFEEIYKTVKNKWFLQKLWF, encoded by the coding sequence ATGGGCAAGTTCATGAAACCCAGGAAAGTGGTGCTGGTTCTGGTTGGCTGCTACTCCGGACGCAAAGCCGTCATCATGAAGAATATTGATGATGACACCTCTGACCATACCTACAGCCATGCTCTGGTGGCTGGAATTGACCACTATCCATGCAAAGTGACAGTTGCCATGAACAAGAAGAAAATTGCCAAAAGATCAAAGATCAAGTCTTTTGTGAAGGTTTATAATTATAATCACCTCATAAACACAAAATATTGTGTGGATATCACATTGGACAAAACTGTTGTCAATAAAGATATCTTCAGAAACCCAGCTCTGAAATGTAAGGCCAGAGGTGAGGCCAAGGTCAAGTTCGAGGAGATATACAAGACAGTCAAGAACAAGTGGTTCTTACAGAAACTTTGGTTTTAG